A genome region from Tolypothrix sp. PCC 7712 includes the following:
- the alaS gene encoding alanine--tRNA ligase, translating to MSSNPQNLSGNEIRQKFLNFFAQRGHQILPSASLVPEDPTVLLTIAGMLPFKPIFLGQRTPDFNRATTSQKCIRTNDIENVGRTKRHHTFFEMLGNFSFGDYFKAQAIAWGWEISTQVFGFSPNNLVVSVFEEDDEAYAIWRDQIGVTPARIKRMGADDNFWVSGPTGPCGPCSEIYYDFHPERGDDTIDLEDDSRFIEFYNLVFMQYNRDAEGNLTPLQNKNIDTGMGLERMAQILQKVPNNYETDLIFPIIQTAAQIAGIDYHSSDEKTKVSLKVIGDHVRAVVHMIADEIRASNVGRGYVLRRLIRRLVRHGRLIGISGEFTTQVAESAIALSESAYPNVRQREAAIKAELQREEANFLRTLDRGEKLLEEIIQQVKQQGKTQISGESAFTLYDTYGFPLELTQEVAEENNLTVDEAGFNAEMQKQVERAKAAHETIDLTVQGSLDKLAEHIHATEFLGYTQPTATAKVEALLVGGVAQEAAEAGTEIQLVLDQTPFYAESGGQIGDRGYISGDGVVIRVDDVKKESDFFIHFGRIERGTIRVGDAVTAQIDRACRRRLQANHTATHLLQAALKKIVDEGISQAGSLVSFDRLRFDFNCPRALTAEEVQQVEEQVNTWIAEAHSAKIEILPLAEAKARGAVAMFGEKYGDEVRVIDFTGVSMELCGGTHVSNTAEIGVFKIISEAGVASGVRRIEAVSGPAILDYLNIRDKVVKDLSDRFKVKPEELPERITTLQNELRTSQKQLDVLKGQLAIAKSDSLLQTSQSVGDYQIIVAQLDDVDPESLKTAAERLLQKIGNGAVVLGSVPEAGKVSIVAAFSAEVNKKGLQAGKFVGAVAKICGGGGGGRPNLAQAGGRDASKLPEALTQALSDLKAGLS from the coding sequence ATGTCTTCCAATCCCCAAAACCTCAGCGGTAACGAAATTCGCCAAAAATTCCTTAACTTCTTTGCTCAACGGGGACACCAGATTCTCCCAAGTGCTTCCCTTGTGCCTGAAGACCCAACTGTGCTGCTGACGATCGCGGGGATGCTACCATTTAAACCAATATTCTTGGGACAACGTACGCCGGATTTTAACCGCGCCACTACTTCCCAGAAATGCATCCGCACCAACGATATCGAAAACGTCGGCCGCACTAAACGCCATCACACGTTTTTTGAGATGCTGGGTAACTTCAGCTTTGGAGATTATTTTAAAGCACAAGCGATCGCTTGGGGATGGGAAATCTCCACGCAAGTTTTTGGCTTTTCCCCCAATAACCTAGTTGTCAGCGTCTTTGAAGAAGACGACGAAGCCTATGCAATTTGGCGCGATCAAATCGGTGTAACACCAGCTAGAATCAAGCGCATGGGTGCAGATGATAACTTTTGGGTATCTGGCCCCACTGGCCCCTGTGGCCCCTGTTCTGAGATATACTACGACTTCCACCCAGAACGCGGCGATGACACCATTGATTTAGAAGACGATTCCCGGTTTATCGAATTTTATAACCTCGTCTTCATGCAATATAACCGGGATGCCGAAGGGAATTTAACACCACTGCAAAATAAAAACATTGATACGGGTATGGGTTTGGAACGCATGGCCCAAATCCTGCAAAAAGTCCCTAATAACTACGAAACTGATTTAATTTTCCCGATTATTCAAACAGCAGCCCAAATTGCGGGGATTGATTACCATAGCAGCGACGAGAAAACCAAAGTCTCCTTAAAAGTAATTGGTGATCATGTGCGTGCTGTTGTCCACATGATTGCTGATGAAATCCGCGCCTCCAACGTGGGACGGGGTTATGTATTACGGAGACTGATTCGCCGGTTAGTGCGTCATGGGCGATTAATCGGGATTTCTGGAGAATTTACTACCCAAGTTGCCGAAAGTGCGATCGCACTTTCCGAATCAGCTTACCCCAATGTGCGACAACGAGAAGCAGCAATTAAAGCCGAACTGCAACGGGAAGAAGCCAATTTTTTGCGGACTCTGGATAGAGGGGAAAAACTGCTGGAAGAAATTATTCAACAGGTGAAACAGCAAGGTAAAACCCAAATTAGTGGTGAAAGTGCTTTTACTCTGTACGACACCTACGGCTTTCCCTTAGAACTGACGCAAGAAGTTGCCGAAGAAAACAACCTCACCGTTGATGAAGCTGGGTTCAATGCCGAAATGCAAAAACAGGTGGAACGTGCCAAAGCTGCCCATGAAACCATCGATTTAACGGTGCAAGGTTCCCTGGATAAACTCGCAGAACATATCCACGCCACCGAGTTTTTAGGCTATACCCAACCTACAGCCACTGCCAAAGTCGAAGCGCTGTTAGTGGGTGGTGTAGCTCAAGAAGCAGCAGAAGCCGGCACAGAAATACAACTGGTGTTGGATCAGACCCCATTCTATGCCGAATCTGGGGGACAAATAGGCGATCGCGGTTATATCTCCGGTGATGGTGTGGTGATTCGAGTTGATGACGTGAAAAAAGAATCGGATTTCTTTATCCACTTCGGGCGCATCGAACGCGGTACAATCCGAGTAGGAGATGCTGTAACTGCTCAAATTGACCGTGCTTGTCGTCGTCGTCTGCAAGCTAACCACACTGCAACTCACCTGTTACAAGCAGCGTTAAAGAAAATTGTTGATGAAGGTATTTCCCAAGCAGGTTCTTTGGTTTCCTTCGACAGATTGCGCTTTGACTTCAACTGTCCCCGCGCTTTAACAGCAGAAGAAGTCCAGCAAGTTGAAGAACAAGTAAATACTTGGATTGCCGAGGCACACAGTGCAAAGATAGAAATATTACCTTTAGCAGAAGCCAAAGCTAGAGGCGCTGTTGCCATGTTTGGCGAAAAATATGGTGATGAAGTCCGGGTGATTGACTTTACAGGCGTATCAATGGAACTGTGCGGCGGCACCCATGTCAGTAATACTGCGGAGATAGGCGTTTTCAAGATTATTTCCGAAGCTGGTGTGGCTTCTGGGGTGCGACGCATTGAAGCGGTTTCTGGCCCGGCAATACTAGATTATCTGAATATACGGGATAAAGTCGTCAAAGATTTAAGCGATCGCTTTAAAGTCAAACCCGAAGAACTACCAGAGAGAATCACAACTCTGCAAAACGAACTGCGAACCAGCCAAAAACAACTGGATGTCTTGAAAGGACAATTAGCGATCGCCAAATCTGATAGCTTGCTACAAACATCTCAATCTGTAGGCGATTATCAAATCATCGTCGCCCAACTAGATGATGTCGATCCAGAATCCTTGAAGACCGCAGCCGAACGCTTATTACAAAAAATCGGTAACGGTGCGGTGGTGTTGGGTTCAGTTCCCGAAGCTGGGAAAGTGAGTATAGTTGCAGCCTTTAGTGCAGAGGTGAACAAGAAAGGTTTGCAAGCTGGTAAATTTGTCGGTGCTGTTGCCAAAATTTGCGGCGGTGGCGGTGGTGGAAGACCAAATTTAGCTCAAGCTGGCGGACGTGATGCGAGTAAGTTACCAGAGGCTTTAACACAAGCGCTGAGTGATTTGAAAGCTGGGTTGAGTTAA
- a CDS encoding DUF433 domain-containing protein, whose protein sequence is MSPNIQKYFIQKTPGICGGNARIRNTRIAVWTLVSFRQQGASEEELLRNYPTLTTENLAAAWLYYKEHPQEIDQVISNPLK, encoded by the coding sequence ATGTCGCCAAATATTCAAAAATATTTTATTCAGAAAACTCCAGGAATTTGCGGAGGTAATGCACGCATCCGCAATACTCGCATTGCTGTTTGGACTCTAGTTTCTTTTCGTCAGCAAGGTGCTTCTGAGGAAGAATTATTAAGAAATTATCCGACGTTAACAACTGAAAATTTAGCCGCAGCTTGGTTGTATTATAAAGAACATCCACAAGAAATTGACCAAGTAATATCAAATCCGCTTAAATAA
- a CDS encoding heavy-metal-associated domain-containing protein — MALKLKVPNIACEDCAAKISKSIHVMEPDAKVDVDVNDKTVTVESAASEESIKQIIVAAGYQIEGY, encoded by the coding sequence ATGGCATTAAAACTGAAAGTACCGAATATAGCTTGTGAAGACTGTGCAGCTAAAATCAGTAAATCAATTCATGTCATGGAACCTGATGCCAAGGTAGATGTAGATGTTAACGACAAAACTGTTACTGTAGAATCTGCCGCTTCCGAGGAATCCATCAAACAGATTATTGTTGCTGCTGGTTATCAAATTGAAGGTTATTAA
- a CDS encoding Panacea domain-containing protein has translation MLDCLNIARYFIVKAYEDGIEAEMTNMKVQKLLYYSQSLHLALYDEPLFDEEIQAWRYGPVCPPAYRFYSEFEANQLPVPSKDFLLQIAEEQKKLLEEIWEHFGGYHAYRLSDMTHGEFPWKKARKGLAPQASSTEPIRLDDMKALGYQKLDIIERENPAYESVMSQTLEEAINSEPSTRVSKGEVRDWLKSLLD, from the coding sequence ATGCTTGATTGTCTCAATATAGCTCGCTACTTTATTGTTAAAGCTTATGAGGATGGTATAGAAGCTGAAATGACCAATATGAAGGTACAAAAGCTACTATATTATTCACAAAGCTTGCATTTGGCACTGTATGATGAGCCATTATTTGATGAAGAGATTCAGGCTTGGCGATATGGCCCAGTTTGTCCACCTGCATACAGATTTTATAGTGAATTTGAAGCTAATCAGTTACCTGTTCCTAGTAAGGATTTTTTGTTACAGATTGCTGAGGAACAGAAGAAGCTTTTAGAAGAGATTTGGGAACATTTTGGAGGCTACCATGCATATCGATTGAGTGATATGACTCATGGTGAGTTTCCTTGGAAAAAGGCTCGCAAGGGTTTAGCACCTCAAGCCAGTTCAACTGAGCCTATTCGCTTAGACGATATGAAAGCTTTGGGTTATCAGAAGCTTGACATTATCGAGAGAGAAAACCCTGCTTATGAATCGGTAATGTCTCAAACTTTAGAGGAAGCTATTAATTCAGAACCCTCAACTCGTGTTTCTAAAGGAGAAGTGCGTGACTGGCTCAAATCCCTTCTCGATTGA
- a CDS encoding restriction endonuclease: protein MNGPKFVRFFSPVIEALQELGGSGRPSEVRDFIAKRLNISEQERTELLEGGAPRFDNQVAWARFYLVKFGLMDSSKRGVWSLNDNGRAIESLSFDDALLIFKKVHAEFQTDRDSSGELAQEDKEVEESIAPHEITINDDSSYRKKLLEILLSLPPSGFERLCQRLLRESGFEQVIVTGRSGDGGIDGHGILQINPFVSFKVLFQCKRYAGSVSSSQVRDFRGAMMGRADKGIIITTGTFTPDAQKEALRDGVPPLELVHGDKLLDMFENLELGLLPRKTFDVDIQFFKEFQS, encoded by the coding sequence ATGAACGGGCCTAAATTTGTTCGATTCTTTTCACCAGTAATAGAAGCACTTCAAGAATTAGGCGGTTCTGGTCGTCCTTCTGAGGTGAGGGATTTCATTGCAAAAAGATTAAACATATCTGAACAAGAAAGAACAGAATTGCTTGAGGGTGGCGCGCCCCGATTTGATAATCAAGTTGCATGGGCTAGATTTTATCTTGTGAAATTTGGTTTAATGGATTCTTCTAAACGTGGTGTTTGGAGTCTTAACGATAACGGTAGAGCAATTGAGTCTCTATCATTCGATGATGCGTTACTTATTTTTAAAAAGGTTCATGCTGAATTTCAGACTGATAGAGATTCTTCAGGAGAATTAGCACAAGAAGATAAGGAAGTAGAGGAAAGCATTGCTCCACATGAAATAACTATTAATGATGACTCATCATATCGTAAGAAACTTCTTGAAATTCTTCTTTCATTACCTCCATCAGGCTTTGAACGTCTATGTCAACGCCTTTTAAGAGAATCTGGTTTTGAGCAAGTTATAGTAACAGGACGTTCTGGAGATGGAGGTATTGATGGACATGGAATTTTGCAAATAAATCCATTTGTCAGTTTTAAAGTACTTTTTCAATGCAAGAGATATGCTGGTTCTGTCTCATCTTCGCAAGTGAGAGATTTTCGAGGAGCGATGATGGGTAGGGCTGATAAAGGAATAATTATAACAACAGGTACTTTTACACCAGATGCTCAAAAGGAAGCTTTACGAGATGGTGTACCGCCTCTTGAACTAGTTCATGGAGATAAACTGCTTGATATGTTTGAAAATTTAGAACTTGGCTTATTGCCTCGAAAAACCTTTGATGTAGATATTCAATTTTTTAAAGAATTCCAATCTTAA
- a CDS encoding GGDEF domain-containing protein — MNISILVFGCHKFLNTLPDQIRYATAFNVEVIDNFDRAVSYIKSTPPDIIIVQASIDGSIELCTWLKDQVKLSWIYCILFEDRSQYIIERANYGWEWDLEMTSSALKQGADAYIWQVNAEKSINNLAEITANHRLILAQLSVGLRKAEKYRDLMRKNDLLSSIALADSLTELNNRRALEWDLPRQIQKAREQQLSLSLIIFDVDFFKKVNDTYGHLVGDRLLQLLAIRVKHNLRFQDTAFRYGGEEFVILLANTSGEEAAIVARRLNRIVSEQPFAINNQLSINVTISLGTASLQGDDDTQGMSLLHRADQCLLEAKSSGRNRVISWENFCRIPYLQVASS, encoded by the coding sequence ATGAATATTTCCATTCTGGTCTTTGGGTGCCATAAATTTCTAAACACACTTCCAGATCAGATCCGTTATGCCACAGCTTTTAACGTAGAAGTTATTGACAATTTTGATCGGGCAGTTTCATATATTAAAAGCACACCACCAGACATCATAATTGTGCAGGCTAGTATTGATGGCAGTATAGAACTATGTACCTGGTTGAAAGACCAAGTCAAGCTATCTTGGATATACTGCATTCTCTTTGAAGACCGTTCTCAGTACATCATTGAAAGAGCTAACTATGGCTGGGAATGGGATTTAGAAATGACTTCCTCTGCTTTAAAACAGGGAGCTGATGCTTATATTTGGCAAGTGAATGCAGAAAAATCAATCAATAATTTAGCAGAAATAACTGCTAATCACCGACTCATATTAGCTCAATTGTCAGTTGGCTTACGCAAGGCAGAAAAGTATCGCGATCTGATGCGGAAAAATGATTTATTATCATCAATTGCCTTAGCAGATTCCTTGACAGAACTCAATAACCGTCGCGCTTTAGAATGGGATTTGCCAAGACAAATTCAAAAAGCTCGCGAACAGCAACTTTCTTTGAGTTTAATTATTTTTGATGTAGATTTCTTTAAGAAAGTCAATGATACCTATGGACATTTAGTAGGCGATCGCTTGTTGCAATTATTGGCTATTCGTGTCAAACACAATTTACGCTTCCAAGATACAGCTTTCCGCTATGGCGGGGAAGAATTCGTGATTCTTTTAGCTAATACCTCTGGCGAAGAAGCCGCAATTGTGGCGCGTCGTCTGAATCGTATAGTTAGCGAACAACCATTTGCGATTAACAATCAACTGAGTATTAATGTCACCATTAGTTTGGGTACTGCTTCACTCCAAGGTGACGATGACACGCAAGGAATGAGCCTATTGCATCGTGCCGATCAGTGCCTTTTAGAAGCTAAAAGCAGCGGACGTAATCGTGTCATTAGTTGGGAAAACTTCTGCCGTATCCCATATTTACAAGTCGCTTCTTCATAG
- a CDS encoding PAS domain S-box protein: protein MDIRKPLLTVTKNMPILEVIQLMNQSQTSYALVLDAEKLIGIFTVRDVFSATSNQSALADITVAELMNQPVITLSATEAKNLSTVVQRFNQYGISHLPILDNYGQVLSVVTKDEVIERLSQTLDRKTADLERKVAQTEQMSKLIADKENCYQASQAIIQDILDSAIATSIVSFRIFPNREWQFDYQSPGSEALFGYTPQEILTQKNLWMSRVHPEDREKVIEPLFEEIFAERTVHVEYRFHHKDGSLRWICATYTSRYDARANCWIVTGASGDISDKKLAQKTLLEQAKLLELCHDAIIIRNLDNQITFWNQGAERIYGWTATEVMHKNSYTLLATQFPIPLEEANAGLINEGYWEGELVHFRRDGQKIVVESRWALFKQADGTPISVLEINRDISKRKQAELTLQDREAMLRGIGDNLPNAALYQVIREIDGSDRFSYLSVGCERIMEISAEAALQNSSLLYSQVIAEDVLRLQQAVEQSMQNMSVFDIQLRIITPSGQLKWLDLCSTPRKLHDGRVAWDGLMVDVTDIKQTEETLRKSEALLAESQRTARLGNWECDAATGKATWSKELFRLFNRDFDAEPNYQEILSLWQSDDGEKLQQAIEEAIATGKSYHLILRVPQSDGSHSYLEVIGHTQSNAEGKVVRLYGTAQDVTAREEALNERQRVEQALRENEAFLRSIYYGLGLSIFVVDVVDDDFRYVGLNPIHKNLTGLTADELRGKLPEEILPPIAAAAVRQHYQDCVQAGETITYEECLPFQGKDIWWITSLTPLKDENSRIYRIVGNSLNISDRKHTEQILELQAIITRNMAEGICLVRVDDGVLVYTNRKFEQMFGYEAGELIGQHVSIVNYADAQTDPQAVYEAITTKIRQNGESTYEVRNVKKDGTPFWSSGTSSVFEHPEYGTVFVTVQQDITEQKQAEDKLKASLKEKEVLLKEIHHRVKNNLGIISSLLQMQCRRIQNSQAISILHDSQNRIASIALVHEKLYASDHLSDIDFAQYILDLTTHLFKSYNFSSSNIQLNIQVEPVHLDIETAIPCGLIINELVSNALKYAFPDQPSGEIKVILYQKYEYCSKIPLQPDLVLIIRDNGVGLPADFDSKKARTMGMTLLHGLVKQLRGTVQIHNQQGTEFKIIFSRSKVEKQ, encoded by the coding sequence ATGGATATTCGTAAACCATTGCTGACAGTTACAAAAAATATGCCAATACTTGAGGTGATTCAATTGATGAATCAGTCTCAGACAAGCTATGCACTAGTTTTAGATGCCGAGAAATTAATTGGTATTTTCACAGTTAGAGACGTATTTTCTGCCACTAGTAATCAATCTGCACTGGCCGATATAACTGTTGCTGAACTCATGAATCAACCCGTGATTACCTTGAGCGCAACAGAGGCAAAAAATTTATCCACTGTGGTGCAAAGATTTAACCAGTATGGAATCAGCCACTTACCAATATTAGATAATTACGGGCAAGTATTAAGCGTGGTTACCAAGGATGAAGTGATTGAGAGACTCAGTCAAACTCTCGATCGCAAAACAGCAGATTTGGAACGCAAAGTAGCTCAAACAGAGCAAATGAGCAAATTGATTGCAGACAAAGAAAACTGTTATCAAGCATCACAAGCCATCATCCAAGATATTCTTGATAGTGCGATCGCTACTTCAATTGTCAGTTTCAGGATATTTCCCAACCGTGAATGGCAATTTGACTATCAATCACCAGGTAGCGAAGCGCTATTTGGCTATACACCCCAAGAAATTCTCACTCAAAAAAACCTTTGGATGTCGCGAGTGCATCCAGAGGATCGAGAAAAAGTGATCGAACCTTTATTTGAGGAGATTTTTGCTGAACGCACAGTCCATGTAGAGTATAGATTCCATCATAAAGACGGTTCGCTACGCTGGATTTGTGCTACCTATACATCGCGTTATGATGCTAGAGCCAACTGTTGGATAGTCACAGGTGCTAGTGGCGATATCAGCGATAAAAAACTGGCACAAAAAACTTTATTAGAGCAAGCCAAACTCTTAGAACTTTGTCATGATGCTATCATAATTCGCAATCTCGATAACCAGATTACATTTTGGAACCAGGGAGCAGAGCGAATCTATGGCTGGACAGCAACAGAAGTAATGCACAAGAATAGTTATACTCTGCTTGCAACTCAGTTTCCTATACCTTTGGAGGAAGCCAATGCTGGCTTGATTAATGAAGGATATTGGGAAGGCGAATTAGTCCATTTTCGGCGGGATGGTCAGAAAATTGTCGTAGAAAGTCGCTGGGCGTTGTTCAAACAAGCTGATGGTACACCCATATCTGTGTTGGAAATTAATCGAGATATTAGCAAGCGCAAACAAGCAGAACTGACTTTGCAGGACAGAGAAGCGATGTTGCGCGGGATTGGAGATAATTTACCTAATGCAGCACTTTATCAAGTAATCCGCGAAATCGATGGTAGCGATCGCTTTTCTTACCTGAGTGTAGGATGTGAAAGAATCATGGAAATCAGTGCAGAGGCGGCGCTACAAAATTCTAGTTTGTTGTATAGCCAGGTAATTGCAGAGGACGTACTTCGCTTACAACAAGCTGTTGAGCAGTCGATGCAGAATATGTCTGTATTTGACATCCAACTGCGGATTATCACCCCTAGCGGTCAACTGAAATGGTTAGATTTATGTTCTACACCACGCAAGTTGCATGATGGTCGCGTCGCTTGGGATGGATTGATGGTGGATGTTACTGATATTAAACAAACTGAAGAAACCTTACGCAAAAGCGAAGCCTTATTGGCAGAATCCCAACGCACTGCGCGTCTGGGTAACTGGGAATGTGATGCAGCTACAGGTAAAGCCACTTGGTCAAAAGAACTGTTCCGCCTGTTCAATCGCGATTTCGACGCAGAACCCAACTATCAGGAAATACTCAGCTTATGGCAATCTGATGATGGAGAAAAATTACAGCAAGCAATTGAAGAAGCGATCGCTACTGGTAAATCCTACCACTTAATTCTGCGTGTACCCCAGTCTGATGGCTCTCATAGCTATTTAGAGGTGATTGGACATACACAATCGAACGCCGAAGGCAAAGTTGTTCGCCTTTATGGAACTGCTCAAGATGTTACCGCCAGAGAAGAAGCGCTCAACGAACGCCAACGAGTAGAGCAAGCACTGCGCGAAAATGAAGCCTTTTTACGCAGTATCTACTATGGGTTAGGATTATCAATTTTTGTAGTTGATGTTGTCGATGATGATTTCCGCTATGTGGGCTTAAACCCTATTCATAAGAATCTTACAGGACTGACAGCCGATGAATTACGTGGCAAACTACCTGAGGAAATCTTGCCCCCAATTGCAGCTGCGGCTGTACGACAGCATTATCAGGATTGTGTCCAAGCTGGGGAAACTATTACCTATGAAGAATGCTTACCTTTTCAAGGTAAGGATATTTGGTGGATTACTAGTCTCACTCCTTTAAAAGATGAAAATTCCCGCATATACCGCATTGTTGGCAATAGTCTTAATATTAGCGATCGCAAACATACTGAACAGATATTGGAACTGCAAGCAATCATCACTCGCAATATGGCTGAAGGAATTTGCTTAGTTCGAGTCGATGATGGTGTTTTAGTTTATACTAATCGCAAATTTGAGCAGATGTTTGGTTATGAAGCTGGGGAATTAATTGGTCAGCATGTGTCGATTGTTAATTATGCAGATGCACAAACCGATCCTCAAGCAGTGTATGAAGCTATTACTACCAAGATTAGGCAAAATGGGGAAAGCACTTATGAAGTTCGTAATGTCAAAAAAGATGGTACTCCTTTTTGGAGTTCTGGCACGTCATCGGTGTTTGAGCATCCTGAATATGGAACTGTTTTTGTGACTGTGCAACAAGACATCACAGAACAAAAACAAGCTGAAGACAAACTTAAAGCATCTTTGAAAGAAAAAGAAGTGTTACTTAAGGAAATTCATCATCGTGTGAAAAACAACTTAGGAATTATTAGCAGTTTGTTACAAATGCAGTGTAGGCGCATCCAGAATTCTCAAGCAATCTCTATCCTACATGATAGCCAAAACCGCATCGCTTCCATTGCTTTAGTGCATGAAAAATTATATGCTTCCGATCATCTGAGCGACATTGATTTTGCTCAGTACATTCTCGATTTAACAACTCATTTATTTAAATCTTATAATTTTAGTTCTAGTAATATCCAATTAAATATTCAAGTTGAACCTGTGCATCTAGATATTGAAACTGCCATTCCCTGCGGATTAATTATTAATGAACTAGTTTCAAATGCTTTAAAGTACGCCTTTCCAGACCAGCCTTCAGGAGAAATAAAAGTAATATTGTATCAAAAATATGAATATTGCTCAAAGATTCCGCTTCAACCCGATTTAGTTCTAATTATCCGAGATAATGGTGTTGGACTACCTGCAGATTTTGATAGCAAAAAAGCAAGAACAATGGGAATGACCCTTCTGCATGGATTAGTCAAGCAGCTGAGGGGAACAGTTCAGATTCACAACCAGCAGGGAACAGAGTTTAAAATTATTTTTTCAAGAAGCAAGGTAGAAAAGCAATGA
- a CDS encoding response regulator, protein MSISSAVETANMIQVLVVEDEYILAINLQESLEGLGYRVVDIVDSATEAIEKANELRPNLILMDIRLQGEMDGIQAAEEIWRKLQIPVIYLTGLSDKNTVERATLTSPFGYILKPVSEQELYVAIQTALERYQREQFLSTVLRGMGEGVIVADSQLQVQYLNQVAETLTGWRLEEAKNQMLTEVVQLIEEQTQRPAENPIAIALQTQTTIYLKNRILLVTKNGTKIPVADSATPVRDRSGTITGAVMVFRDDTQRRLNEERSIASERARQIEIQLTELQRLNQLKEDFLATTSYEMRMPLSNIKMAISQLENVLNQLGILNYEELSTSESVAKYLTILRSQCERELTLIDTLLEMRMIDADVYPLQLTKINLHNFLSQIIESFQELVQAQQQILEINIAADLPPFLADLNLLTRILTELLNNACKYTPLREKITVNVEYISSANSYTNEQNESEIIGSYQEPRLQIKISNYGVEINQEEQALIFEPFYRITKNKTKQKTTIFDPDYQINIRNPLQDSGAGLGLTLVKKLVEHLQGSITVTSNHLCTTFTVSLPFILSQ, encoded by the coding sequence ATGAGCATCTCATCAGCAGTCGAAACAGCAAATATGATTCAAGTACTGGTTGTTGAAGATGAGTATATTCTTGCTATCAACCTCCAAGAAAGTTTAGAAGGTTTGGGCTACAGAGTTGTAGACATTGTAGATTCTGCAACCGAAGCAATTGAAAAAGCAAATGAGCTACGTCCAAACTTAATTTTAATGGATATCCGCTTGCAGGGAGAAATGGATGGTATTCAAGCAGCGGAGGAAATTTGGAGAAAACTGCAAATTCCAGTAATTTACCTAACAGGACTCTCTGATAAAAATACAGTAGAACGAGCAACTTTAACATCACCTTTTGGATACATACTCAAACCTGTTAGTGAACAAGAACTTTATGTTGCGATTCAAACAGCACTAGAACGCTATCAACGCGAGCAATTTTTAAGTACAGTTCTCCGGGGAATGGGTGAAGGTGTAATTGTGGCTGATTCTCAACTGCAAGTACAATACCTCAATCAAGTAGCCGAAACCTTAACTGGCTGGCGATTGGAAGAAGCTAAAAACCAGATGTTAACCGAAGTCGTGCAATTGATTGAGGAACAAACTCAGCGTCCCGCAGAAAATCCGATCGCCATAGCTTTACAAACACAAACAACTATCTATCTCAAAAATCGCATTTTACTGGTTACCAAAAACGGGACAAAAATTCCTGTTGCTGATAGTGCTACGCCTGTGAGAGATAGAAGCGGAACCATCACAGGTGCTGTGATGGTTTTTCGTGATGACACACAACGTAGACTCAATGAAGAACGTAGTATTGCATCTGAAAGAGCTAGACAAATAGAAATTCAATTAACAGAACTGCAACGACTCAATCAGTTGAAAGAGGATTTTTTGGCAACTACTTCTTATGAAATGCGGATGCCTTTGTCAAATATTAAAATGGCAATTTCTCAGCTCGAAAATGTATTAAATCAACTGGGAATATTGAATTATGAAGAACTGTCAACCTCTGAGTCTGTTGCTAAATACTTAACTATTTTGCGTAGCCAGTGTGAGCGAGAGTTAACTTTGATAGACACTTTACTCGAAATGCGGATGATTGATGCAGATGTCTATCCGTTGCAATTAACTAAAATTAATCTGCACAATTTTCTGTCGCAAATTATTGAGAGCTTTCAAGAGCTAGTGCAAGCACAACAACAAATTTTAGAAATTAATATTGCTGCAGATTTACCACCTTTTCTTGCCGACCTCAATCTTTTAACTCGGATATTGACAGAACTGCTAAATAATGCTTGTAAATATACACCTTTACGAGAAAAAATTACCGTCAATGTCGAATATATATCCTCAGCAAATAGTTACACAAATGAGCAGAATGAATCTGAAATAATAGGTAGTTATCAAGAACCTAGACTACAGATAAAAATTAGCAATTATGGTGTGGAGATTAACCAAGAAGAGCAAGCTTTAATCTTTGAACCTTTCTATCGGATTACCAAAAATAAAACCAAACAAAAAACAACTATTTTTGATCCAGATTACCAGATTAACATCAGGAATCCTTTACAAGATAGCGGTGCGGGCTTAGGTTTAACTTTAGTTAAAAAGCTAGTGGAACATCTGCAAGGCAGCATTACAGTTACTAGCAATCATCTCTGCACAACATTTACTGTATCATTACCGTTTATTCTGTCTCAGTAA